GAATTtccatataataaaatattaaaaaattataatttaaaactataaatttaaaaagtttatttgaacaaattttaattttttaattataaaaaaaaaacaatatgtaTAACGTAGTTTTATTATGTCATTTACCTTACTTTCtaaaatatctcatttaaaaTTACAAGCGGCTTGATCCCTCAACTGGGGTATGAAGGCAGCTTAGTCAACCAAATTTACTGAGTTAAGCCACATTTCCAAATTCATCCaaaaattttctaaaattatacAAGTAACTAATCTCATCGTAATTGGAATCAAAATGTGTTCCTTTAAACAAAAAAACTGTAATTAAGAGATTATTCTTATAATCTTTAATGGGTAATCAAACTCAAATTAATAAACTATTATGTTATAAAATTGGCATAAGTGAAATGTGTTTGgtattaatcttaatattttaaaatgtgaATTTTTTGCCAAACAATGGAGgaatttaattaataagaaaattttaaaatatgtgatgagaagTTTTAATGACTCAtttattacttttttattttttaaaaaaattatttatcttaaatgactttattatttttttaatttatttatcttgtttacctaaatttaaaaataacagtgttaaaaaacaataaaaaagttaaataaaagtgaaaataaaaatttctattaaatacatatttataatatataaagatattatatatttatatacaaaggTAAAATAGTCATCAACATGTAGTCGAAATGTTTATTGGCAGTGTTCAATCGCTTGTAAAACTACATAGATATAagagtttatatatttttagattctgtattttgtctcattatttgtttggaccctgtattttgacaaattactttttggaccctgtgttttctaaaatagttcaaatagacccctaaactcgatttttATCAaagtttttttaactaaaatcacaaataattcatcaaactaacaactcagaacaaaaatacagtcattctgcctaaaaactgtgttgttatactcaattttttgttaatcaaaattatatttaggagtctatttgaaccattttacaaaatacaggatccaaaaaataatttgtcaaaacacaggatccaaacaaaTACTGAGGCAATAACAAGGTCTAAAATGAAATAAACCCTAGATATAAACATAGTTTGCAATTGGGTAAAATAGCCCTTTACACAAAAGTAGAAGTGCTTGTTGGCAGTGTGTTCATATGTTAATGGAGATTTTCTTTTTCTCAGGATATGTTAATGGTGAAATTAATTATCCTAAATATCTAAAATATGAAGACTAAAAACCAAAATGTGTCATGTGTCATGTGTCATGTGTCACGTGTTAATTAATGCAATGGTTTAAAAGGTTTGGCTCGGAATGTCAAGTCGGTTAGTCTTTTTTAGCTAAAATTTAATATAAGCCACATAGTTAATTTATTTATGTTCCCAGGTAGCTTCCCTCTTTTCACAAATtctataaattttattttaattaacacCAGAATTTCTCATGTATTGTAAGGTAATGGGGCTAGAGTAAACAGTCAAATAAATTATAGAGCAAAAAAGGAGTAAAGGTTGACTCATCTtggataaaaatatatataagtttGACTTTAgaagaataaatatatatatatatatattaaattcaaGAGGCAGTTGTAATAGTATGCACATGTATAGATCTATATAGATCTACAACATGTTTTAATTTCGGCGTATTACCAACCCAAATTGGAAAAAGGAGCAAGCCAAGTATTTTAGGCCCTCAAGCACTAATACCTCTCCAGCAACGTGCCACTTACTAATTCTCATTTTTTCTTCCCTAgctgtcctatatatatatatatatatatgagcccATTTACTCATTCCCCTCATCACCAACAAAACCATATCTTATTCTCTCCTATCCCTCTTGTGGTCAAATTATTTCATATCTCACATATATAAAACAATGGTGGCAAAGTCTCTTATTTTTGGGGTGCTATTATCATCGATGTTGGCTGGGTGCATGGCCAACAGGAATTGGGGTTTTGGGTTTAACTACACGGATTGGCTTCAAAGGCATCGTAGCTGGTACGGTCAACACCACCCAAACCAAACTCAACAAGTTCCCAGCAAGATTATCGTGGGTGGCTCGGAGCACTGGCGCTTCAACTTTAGCTACATCGATTGGGCTTTCAAGCATGGGCCATTTCACCTAAATGACATCCTTGGTAAATCTCAAACATATCTCATTACATCACTTCTTGTAATACTTGTACTTTTTATGGAAGAATTTTtcatacatgtttatggcatatGTACTATACAAATATGAACATGATACTCATTTAAATTCTCATGCACGCAGTTTTCAAGTACAATCCCCTGAAAGGCAAGGACTCGCATCCGCACAGTGTGTACCAGCTTCCGGACTTGAGGAGCTTCGTGAAGTGTGATCTGAGCAAAGGGAAGAAGCTGGCGAATGCGACGCGAGGCGCTGGAGAAGGGTTCGAGGTGGTGCTGGACAAGTGGCAGCCCTACTACTTTACATGTGGCGAGAGCAATGGTTTCCATTGTGACATTGGACGTATGAAGTTCTTTGTCATACCAATGCTTCGTCCCTGGCGTATGTAATCATATAGACCATTATTAATACTGCGCGCGTACGTGTGTACCTACAAATTATTTGCTCAGTCCCCTAGCTCTTTTCTTTTGTTAAATTTACTACATGTCGTTGTTCAATTGGTTTTTGTAAACTAGTTCACTTATATCATGTCAATATATTTTGGTATATATTGATATCTACTTGGACTATTATTTAGTCTAATAATTATCCCTAATGTAGTTCATTTGTGttgtcaaaatatttttgtcacgACCCGAGCCATAGGctgtggcagatttgtaatatctataacttgggtggtcaaaggtcaaattttgaccattgttggaaaatagactttataaatgatcatttagtttatattaaatactactataattataagtcaaaataATAGAATAactcttataattatatattgttgacactgtttttcgttaacttgagaacataagagcattGATTCAAGAATAAAGATATGATAAATAAAtacaccatattttatagtggttcggccccaaaaagatgacctacgtccacttagtcacttttattaatcgATTGTTCTATAGTCCTTCTTCGgtttacattacataaggactATTTATACAAGAATTGAGATTTGGCATTATAGATTGCCTCCTCTTATTTTTATCCCAtttcctcttatttatagtgaggagtttagggttacaattagatcatgggcctaagttattgggcttgggccgcaaataatacattacaacaaaaatacaattatattttgataaatgacaacTCTGTACTTCTTTGCTAACTCTGTTAGTGTGAATTTCATGTGCTAAACAACAAGGTCCTCCTATTAGCATGTAATGGTTTGCCTTGTGCGAGCAGATGTTGAAGGATGTGGCTACACGACCAACTCCCTTTTGTTGGCGCTTGGTAGTCTGCTTTGTAATCTGTAAGAACAAGAACTACTTTGTGCTTCGTAAGAATAGGAAGTACTTTATGCTTTGTGAGAACATGAAGTactttgtgctttgtgagaaTCGGAAGTACTTTGTTCTTCGTGAGAGTAGGAAGTACTTTGTACTTCATCAGAACAGGATGGCAAGGTGCTCTGTTCATCATCCCCTTAtaatttctattttttaaaatgttataaaTGCCCAAAAAAATgagtataacatttgccccctaagtcaGTTTTCATACTTTGGACAATTCTCACTTAGTTATGTGAACAATTTCcccattctttttttttatacACTTATATGACATTTAAATAACATATCCTTTTCACGATCACTTCTCTAATggttccaaaaaaaaattatttgacagCAACTTGTTGGGCATGTATTTTGTTGCACTCCTCAAATGAATTATTGGTCAATTAGGTTATAGGACCCTTAGGCCCATTGCTTTGAAAACCCTAAGCCCATTAGTTCGGGTCTTGCCATTCTCTTAGAAAATTTCTCGGAAAGCAAGAGCAAACAGCAGCTATTACTGAGAAGAAATCGATGTCGACGGAGGAGGTAACGCCCCAAACGCCAACAGATTGAGAGGAGCTCGGTATTGTTGGAGCAAAGCTTATCGCTAGAGACTTCTCTGTCGTCAGAACTGTCTCATTCGAACCATTCAGTAAGTTCGTCTCCatttttcccacatttttctTTCTTAGTGACCGAATAGTGAGTTTTAGGTTTTCCTAGTTTCTCAAAACCAAGTAAAATCTGAAAAGCTTCTCCTTGATCTTTTGTTTCTAGAAACCATCCCTTTGTTCGCCCCATAATTATTCTTATACGAACAAATTCTCATGGACCTTTGTCCTATTAGTATTTATACGAACAGAGTAAAAACCATATGAACCGCCAAGAGTAAAGGCCCAATATTTTTGTTGTATGCATAGGTAATCAATATGATTTGCTAGAATATGCACTCTATATACTTTTTTCAAAGCCCCAAATTATTTCATAGCACAAAGAACTTAGTCTTTTAGCGTTGAATATGGAACACGGGTGaatataaatgtatataagtGAACAaagtcattttattttgaatttctaaTTCCTATTAGCACTGCTTGAGAGTCTTTGGAACACTATCCTTCCTTTGTCATTCGTTGAATTTTGATAGATGAACAAACAGATTTCTGTAATGACTAGAAGCTTATGCTAACATGATATGAGTTGTTCCTCCATGTTGTTCGCTTATGTAGCTTCTTCTCTGTTCGCCACTTGTATATTCATGTGTGAACAAAAGTTCTTAAATTTTAATACTTATATTGCTTTGTTTAACTTTAGCGAATAGACAATTTGTGAACCCACGCGAACAGTTGTATTTTGTTTGCTTCTTGCCTTGTTCATTTTGAGTTCCTTTTTGGTTCTGATGTATGCGAACAATTATTGTTCTATTCATTTCTTCCAAAGGCACGTAAGAGTGGTTTTCCTCTATATACAAAAAACGAACAGATCCGTGAGTAGAAGAACACGGTCTCTAAGTTGAATTTCTCGGTTTCTATTTTGATATATGAAAATAGGCTTCTAAGCGAACAATTACTCTCTGTTCTCATTAGATAAGTGTAGGTTATAAGATATATACTAAAAACATTTAAATGACTCACAAACAACTTGTCTTTAAAGACAATGTAGTTGTAGCGAACAAGTACAAGTGACTTTTGTGAATGAAAACGAAGAGATGTCATTTGTATACATAACAAACAAAAAGGAATCCCAATGGGTTTGTATGCCATCTCCAACCTTGACATTGTTTGACATCTCCAACCTCATCCTTGTTAATTTCCTATACGTAGAAAAAATTGGTTTTCTGAGGCTTGTATTTACCGTGGGAAACGAACAGACCAATTTAATTACACATATTGCACCTTCATTTGCTTCATTTAATATGGTTTTAACATGACTAGTTGATAGCCCATCATTGAAACTTTTCTATGATGACTACACAACTTCCTTCTTTTTGGTTTTGTTCGCCCTAGCCGTACACTTTATGGGGGTACACTTTATGGGGGAACAGGCCTCATATGTGTATGTGCGAGTAGAATCTTACactttcctttcctttttaggTACTTGGTTTGCTTGGTCTTCGAGGAGTCCGGTGTCTTTTACAATCCCGTTAGGCCTCGTTCTCTGAAGTGAATAGGGCTCTTTTCGTCCCTATTTTCTTCTTATCTGGGACCAAGTCCACGCCTCCCAAGAAATCTAGAACCTTAAGGAAGAGGAAAAAGGCCGACTATGCCAAAAAAGAACTTGGATAAATCTTTAGCTGAGATGATTTTGTAATATCGAGATCCATCTTTTCTACAAGTGACCGTCCCATTTAATAGATAAGTATGGACTTATTGGCAAACTCGGACTTAGAGTCCCTTTTAATGATGAGCAAGCAGGCTCCCCACCAGACGGGTGTACCGCTTGGAGTCTCATGCATTACCAAGTTGGTGCCTTCCTTCCACTTCATCTGTACTTTGTGGAAATTTGTGACTATTTGGAATAGCTCCATTCCAACTGACGCCGAATAGTTACATATTATTGGTACTGCTGCATATTCTGTATAGAGTGTTGGATTGGCCTCCTCCTGATGCTTTGGAGGTTCACTATTTGTTCAATATCAAGTCCAACCGTGTATCAGGTTATGAAGGATTTTACCACTTGTGTAGCTATTCTGGTGGAGAAGTCCTCAGGAGTGGTCTCTCCAATCCTGATAACTACTTTAGTCAATACTTTTTTTACCAACGTCATTAAGTCCGAGCATAGGTCATTCCGTGATATTGGCAAGTGTCTGGTCGTTTTCCTTTGATAAGGTTGTCTGTTTGCATCCTTCACTATATGCTCACTCTGTACTTTGTTGTTTCAGGTCGTTATAGGCGACCGACTCCAACTTCTGAGATGCGAGAGCGTCTTTCTTAGTTATGTCGAAGTATAGGAATGCGTCTTTCCTTATCAATGATGACATTTTATGATTGGTCAGTCTACTCGAACCACACCAGTCATTGGATCATATATTGTCATCTTTGGAGTGTGACTACATTCCCTTTTTTTAGGTTCGAGAGTCTATACGTGAGAGGAAATCAGAGgaggttattgttgtttgtgataaGCTTGACTCAGTTCATTTCGATGTATCATCTACTTGTTCTTCCCTAAGAAGTATTTGTTCTAGGTTTCCCAATTGTTCAGAGTTTGCTTATCGCAAGTGCCTCTCCCTTCTGAACCTTTTAGTGATGTGAGAGGTCTTGGTCTATCCCTTAGAAATGAGGAACTATCCCTCCCTTATTCGTTAAATGAATACTGTCCAGATGAAACTTTTATTGATAGTCCTTCTGGTATACTATTTTTTCTTAATCACATTGTGACTGTTATATATTTTTTGCATCTTATCTGACCACTTTTCTTTCGACAGGAGGCATGAACGCTCAAGCTTTGTTCGGTGGCCCTGAGGTTTTAGGAGAAAGGGCTAACAGGAGGAGGAAGCAGTTAGCGAACAAGGATAAGAGGACCCTTGTAGAGTTTTTTTCTATTCGTTCAGGCTAGAGTCGGCCTCTAGCTGGGGTTACACCGCCAGCCCCTGCAACAACTGCTAGTGTGGTTCCCACGACCAGGTCCTTATCTCATATACAACTTTCTTGTGTTCAAATAGTGGTACCTAGATTTGAAGAGGTCATCCAAAGTGATCAAGTACGGGCAGAATGGTCTTTCTCCAGAGTTTGCATCACTAGCGGATCGTTCGCCATTCTAATGCCAACACTGTTTAGGTATGGTTATTATTTACTTGTTAGCTTTCCACGTAATTTTCTATATTGATCACTTTTTATCCCTTACAAACAATGATCACCTTGACCAACCTTTCTGAATTTATCGAGCAGTTGAAGAAGGATAAGGAAGATACATGTCGTGCCCTCATGTCTGAGATAGACACTATTCGTGGTGAGAGGAAAAGTTGTAGGATTGAGCTCGAGCAACTCAAAAGCTCTTCTTGTACCAAGATCAATCAACTAAAGGCTAAGATTGACTGTCTTCAAAAGTCTCATGTTGTTGAGGTTGAGCAACTTAAAGCTAATACGGAAGGTGATCGCCTTCAAACCCTTGAAGAAGGAGTTGTCTTAAATAATATGTTCTTTTAGGTCTGGAAACATAATCGCAACATTGATTTAAAATTTCTGAATGGCGGAGAGAAGTCCTTACTAGAGGCTTGCGAACATAGACTTGTTGATGAATAAAACTCTTCTATTCGGACCTCCTTAGTGCTGTCAGGGGATGGTGATGTTTCAAGGCTTGAAGTTCTCCCCACAAGCACTTCTGTTGACCCTTTAGCTACCTCGGGCGACCATACCCTTGAACTAGAGTCTTGATGGCCTAGTCTCTGGTGCATCTCATGTTTGAGTATTTTGTACATGCATACTCATGACTATTTATTTTCTGTTGTAGTCTGTACTTGCATGCCAATAAACAAACCATTTTACCTTTTGTTCTTAGTGCAAACAGAATAGTTTTCCTTTTGTGCATGATGCGAACAAAGGCTATTTACATGTACCAGCGAATAGACTAGTCTGCCTTTTGTGAATGGTATGAACATCTTGTGTGTGTTTTATAACTTCTTTTTCTCTTTTCATGGCTTGTGTTTGTCTCACCTTTAGGCTCATGCGAGTAGACACAATTTTTCCTTTGTAAGTAAAACAAACAAGACACGACCAAGAACATTTTTGCCTTTTTGGGTAGAACAAATAGGGCACGAGCAATCACATTTTTGCCTTTTTGGGTAGAAAGACCGGAACAcatattttttttggaaaatttgtaAAAAAGTATAGCTTATCTTGTGTGTTCTTATACctcatatgcccccaagtgattaaggAGTCTCAGTCCATATCACTTGTTAGCATAATTCATTTTTCGTCACCATAGGCTAACATAATCATTCTGCTCGTTTCATGGACATAAACATAGTCGAACAAGCTATGCTATTCGAACAAATCACTGAAATTTATTCCTCAAACTGGTAGGCGACCAGAATTGGAGGTTATCCTTTAATGGTGATCAATCGTGGTATAAAAGATGTCATGTTTCCTAACAATGATTAGGTTTTGAGGTTATCTTATAAACTAATAGAATTTGAAGTTATCCTTGATCAAAGTTCAAGGTTATCTTCTTTTTTGAGAATAATTAT
The genomic region above belongs to Humulus lupulus chromosome 1, drHumLupu1.1, whole genome shotgun sequence and contains:
- the LOC133818041 gene encoding uncharacterized protein LOC133818041 is translated as MVAKSLIFGVLLSSMLAGCMANRNWGFGFNYTDWLQRHRSWYGQHHPNQTQQVPSKIIVGGSEHWRFNFSYIDWAFKHGPFHLNDILVFKYNPLKGKDSHPHSVYQLPDLRSFVKCDLSKGKKLANATRGAGEGFEVVLDKWQPYYFTCGESNGFHCDIGRMKFFVIPMLRPWRM